A genomic region of Terriglobia bacterium contains the following coding sequences:
- a CDS encoding cupin domain-containing protein: MRKLLAILLLLPMISLAQTAAPKKAATKAKPAGPAPVVVTPDKIQWGPAPAVFPSGAQFAVLAGDPGKPGLFTVRLKMPDGYRIMPHWHPTAENVTVLSGEFHVGMGDKFDESSMTTLPPESLAVVPPHHNHYAMTKGETVVQVNAIGPFKLIYVNPAD; encoded by the coding sequence ATGCGTAAATTGTTGGCGATCCTGCTTCTGCTCCCTATGATTTCCCTGGCGCAGACGGCCGCCCCGAAGAAAGCTGCAACGAAAGCTAAACCAGCGGGCCCCGCCCCGGTCGTGGTCACGCCCGACAAGATCCAATGGGGGCCTGCCCCTGCCGTCTTTCCGTCCGGCGCACAGTTCGCCGTCCTCGCCGGCGATCCAGGCAAGCCCGGGCTGTTTACAGTCCGTCTGAAGATGCCCGATGGTTACAGGATCATGCCGCACTGGCATCCGACGGCGGAAAACGTGACCGTACTTTCTGGCGAATTTCACGTCGGTATGGGCGATAAGTTTGACGAGAGCTCAATGACGACTTTGCCGCCGGAATCGTTGGCAGTTGTGCCGCCGCACCATAACCATTACGCCATGACCAAAGGGGAAACCGTGGTCCAGGTCAACGCCATAGGGCCGTTCAAGCTCATCTATGTCAACCCTGCTGATTGA
- a CDS encoding DUF4442 domain-containing protein: MTSNNVGKSAAAARKLKRWVNLYPPYLGAAVRVTHIAENFRRVEVEMPLRFYNRNYVGTHFGGSLYSMVDPFYMLMLINILGPDYIVWDKAANIRFKRPGKGVMKATFELTEEKIAEIRAAAETQPKVEPQFQVLVKDEEGNVVAEVDKLLYVKRKNKEQTK, from the coding sequence TTGACGTCAAACAACGTCGGCAAATCCGCTGCCGCTGCCCGTAAGCTGAAGCGCTGGGTCAATCTCTATCCGCCTTACCTGGGCGCCGCCGTGCGCGTCACTCATATAGCAGAAAACTTCCGCCGTGTAGAGGTCGAGATGCCGTTGCGTTTCTACAACCGCAATTACGTCGGCACGCATTTTGGCGGATCACTCTATTCCATGGTCGATCCGTTTTACATGCTCATGTTGATCAACATTCTCGGCCCCGATTACATTGTCTGGGACAAAGCCGCGAACATTCGTTTCAAACGACCCGGCAAAGGCGTAATGAAGGCGACGTTCGAACTGACGGAAGAAAAGATTGCTGAAATCCGCGCCGCTGCTGAGACGCAGCCTAAAGTCGAGCCGCAGTTTCAAGTGCTGGTGAAGGACGAAGAAGGCAACGTGGTGGCGGAGGTCGACAAGCTGCTGTATGTTAAGAGAAAAAACAAGGAACAAACAAAATGA